A stretch of Primulina tabacum isolate GXHZ01 chromosome 13, ASM2559414v2, whole genome shotgun sequence DNA encodes these proteins:
- the LOC142522483 gene encoding MACPF domain-containing protein At4g24290-like → MANHSSKKETLLRLRAAAEEAVQCIGLGYDLTLDLRLKYCKNQHTTKEGPRLIAMDGDRVRDIAIPGGILVQNVSKSINCDKGERMRFSSDILPFQQMSEQFNQELSLSGKIPTGHFNAAFEFTGSWQKDAAFTKSLAFDGVFITLYNIALERAQVTLRDHVKQAVPSSWDPSALTRFIEKYGTHVIVGVKMGGKDVIYVKQQHSSPLHPIEIQKKLKEVADKRFSDSSGQSGLYPERFYGGEVNESNGREFTFLDPSTPSFRSNEEEITVFWRRRGGSSSRNMPHNKWCQTVQLEPEAISMSFIPISSLLSGIDGSGFLGHAINLYLRYKPPIEELHQFLEFQLPKQWAPVFGDLALGPDRKQQGGASLQFSLMGPKLYVNTNEVDVGNKPITGLRLYLEGKRCNCLAIHLQHLSSSPKSFQLRNESGRHGSSSDDRRYYEKVQWKSFSHICTAPVESDDDHSIVTGAQFEVKESAMKNVLFLRLHFSRVTGATVVRKVEWDGSPALTHKSGIISTIISSRFSTSQKPPPNPSDVNVNSALYPEGPPVPTQTSKLLRFVDTTEMTRGPQHSPGYWVVSGARLMVDKGKISLRVKYSLLTIIPFDEEIIEQG, encoded by the exons ATGGCGAACCATAGTAGCAAGAAAGAGACTTTGTTGAGGCTGAGGGCGGCGGCGGAGGAGGCCGTGCAGTGCATTGGCCTGGGCTATGACTTGACGTTGGATCTGCGGTTGAAGTACTGCAAGAATCAGCATACCACGAAAGAGGGCCCGAGGTTGATAGCCATGGACGGTGATCGGGTCCGGGATATAGCGATTCCTGGAGGTATTTTGGTCCAGAACGTTTCCAAGTCCATCAACTGTGATAAAGGCGAGCGCATGCGGTTCAGCTCTGACATCCTTCCTTTCCAGCAG ATGTCAGAACAGTTCAACCAGGAATTATCACTTTCAGGTAAAATTCCGACTGGCCACTTCAATGCAGCGTTTGAGTTCACAGGTTCTTGGCAAAAAGATGCTGCTTTCACAAAATCGCTTGCTTTTGATGGGGTCTTCATCACCCTCTACAACATTGCATTGGAAAGGGCTCAAGTGACGCTCCGTGATCATGTCAAACAAGCTGTCCCATCATCATGGGATCCTTCGGCATTGACAAG GTTTATTGAGAAATATGGTACACATGTCATTGTTGGTGTGAAGATGGGGGGCAAGGATGTTATATATGTAAAGCAACAGCATTCATCGCCTCTTCATCCCATTGAGATACAGAAAAAATTGAAGGAGGTGGCAGACAAGAGGTTTAGTGATTCAAGTGGACAATCTGGCTTGTATCCTGAGAGATTTTATGGTGGTGAAGTG AATGAGAGTAATGGGCGTGAATTTACATTCTTGGATCCCAGTACACCAAGTTTTCGCTCCAATGAAGAG GAAATTACTGTCTTCTGGAGGAGGCGAGGCGGAAGCAGCAGTAGAAATATGCCTCATAACAAGTGGTGTCAAACTGTTCAGCTTGAGCCTGAAGCGATATCAATGTCTTTTATTCCGATTTCATCACTTTTGAGTGGAATTGACGGAAGCGGATTCTTGGGTCATGCCATCAATCTATATTTGCGTT ATAAACCACCAATAGAAGAGCTTCATCAATTTTTGGAATTTCAACTTCCAAAGCAGTGGGCACCTGTATTTGGTGACCTTGCTCTTGGTCCTGATAGGAAACAGCAAGGTGGAGCATCTTTGCAGTTCAGTTTGATGGGTCCAAAGCTTTATGTCAATACTAATGAG GTGGATGTGGGAAACAAACCAATCACTGGCCTGCGACTATATTTGGAAGGAAAGAGGTGCAATTGCTTAGCTATCCATTTGCAGCACTTGTCCTCCTCACCAAAAAGCTTTCAACTTCGCAATGAATCTGGCAGACACGGTAGTAGCTCTGATGACCGTAGGTACTATGAGAAGGTCCAGTGGAAGAGTTTTTCACATATATGCACAGCACCTGTCGAGTCCGATGATGATCATTCTATAGTCACTGGCGCACAGTTTGAAGTTAAGGAATCTGCTATGAAAAATGTGCTCTTTTTACGCTTGCATTTTTCAAGAGTTACTGGTGCCACAGTTGTGAGGAAAGTGGAGTGGGATGGTTCCCCTGCCTTGACTCACAAGTCTGGAATTATTTCAACTATAATCAGTAGTCGCTTTTCGACCAGTCAGAAACCTCCTCCAAACCCATCCGATGTTAATGTCAACTCTGCTTTATATCCCGAAGGCCCCCCTGTGCCTACGCAAACTTCTAAACTTCTTAGGTTTGTTGACACCACAGAAATGACCAGAGGGCCACAGCACTCTCCTGGGTACTGGGTAGTCTCGGGTGCTCGGCTTATGGTAGATAAGGGTAAAATATCGCTTCGTGTGAAATACTCTTTATTGACCATCATTCCGTTTGATGAAGAAATAATAGAGCAGGGTTAA
- the LOC142523204 gene encoding LOW QUALITY PROTEIN: uncharacterized protein LOC142523204 (The sequence of the model RefSeq protein was modified relative to this genomic sequence to represent the inferred CDS: deleted 1 base in 1 codon) — translation MLTTEDEEWRRRKLEEALEVKSLQRIISAYLNYPEAAEEDIRRYERCFRRLPPAHKALLPHIPFKFQKLRWCISQNSYFIFEMLKAFEPPIDLNQNIENSERQNMDNTSDNCVLSDEMKLPSQSGLKSGNLHSWAKLGSEKGDNGEYRLPNREIVTEEKKIESSNENAGNCCIGSQYKTNAENSDCPRLYSMLDCDGHVSSSPPDWLDPSMQFHVPLVDVDKVRCIIRNIVRDWAAEGQKERDECYKPILKELQRLFPHRSKESPPTCLVPGAGLGRLALEISCLGFISQGNEFSYYMMICSSFILNQSQFADEWRIYPWIHSNCNSFSDDDQLRPVSIPDIHPASAGITEGFSMCGGDFVEVYNDPSQVGVWDAVVTCFFLDTAHNILEYIEIISRILKDGGVWINLGPLLYHFADTYNQEDEMSIELSLKDVKRVSCHYGFEIQKESMVETTYTTNPRSMMQNHYNAAFWTMHKKPAAATQAMK, via the exons ATGTTGACGACGGAGGACGAGGAATGGCGGCGTCGGAAGCTGGAAGAAGCTTTGGAAGTTAAATCA CTCCAACGTATAATCAGCGCTTATCTCAA CTATCCAGAGGCTGCAGAGGAGGATATCAGAAGATATGAAAGATGCTTCAGAAGGCTTCCACCAGCACACAAG GCCCTGTTACCACACATCCCGTTCAAAtttcagaaactcagatg GTGTATCTCACAAAATTCATATTTCATTTTTGAGATGCTTAAG GCATTTGAACCCCCAATTGACTTGAatcaaaatattgaaaattcgGAACGTCAAAACATGGACAATACATCAGATAACTGCGTTTTATCCGATGAAATGAAACTTCCGTCTCAGTCTGGTTTGAAAAGTGGAAATCTGCATtcatgggctaaacttggctcTGAAAAAGGTGACAATGGAGAATATAGGTTACCAAACAGAGAAATTGTCACAGAG GAGAAGAAAATTGAATCTTCGAACGAAAATGCTGGGAACTGCTGTATAGGATCTCAATATAAGACAAATGCAGAAAATTCTGATTGTCCACGATTATATTCTATGCTTGATTGTGATGGACAT GTTTCCTCATCACCTCCTGATTGGTTGGACCCATCTATGCAGTTTCACGTTCCTTTAGTTGATGTAGACAAG GTTCGATGCATCATAAGAAACATTGTCAGAGATTGGGCAGCTGAG GGTCAGAAGGAACGTGATGAATGCTACAAGCCAATTCTTAAAGAACTTCAACGACTTTTTCCGCATCGTTCAAAAGAAAG TCCTCCTACCTGCTTAGTCCCTGGAGCTGGACTTGGGAGGTTAGCATTAGAAATCTCATGTCTGG GTTTTATAAGCCAAGGGAATGAATTTTCTTACTACATGATGATATGCTCCAGTTTCATATTAAACCA ATCTCAATTTGCTGATGAGTGGAGAATATATCCATGGATACACAGTAACTGCAATTCATTTTCAGATGATGATCAGCTACGTCCTGTTTCGATTCCAGATATTCATCCAGCCAG TGCAGGGATTACTGAAGGCTTCTCAATGTGCGGTGGTGATTTTGTTGAAGTATACAATGATCCGAGCCAAGTAG gaGTTTGGGATGCAGTTGTGACTTGTTTCTTTCTTGATACGGCTCACAACATTTTGGAATATATTGAGATTATTTCAAGAATACTCAAAGATGGGGGA GTCTGGATAAATTTGGGGCCACTACTTTATCATTTTGCAGACACTTATAATCAGGAAGAT GAGATGTCAATTGAGCTTAGCTTGAAAGATGTGAAGAGGGTTTCTTGTCActatggatttgaaattcag AAGGAGTCAATGGTTGAGACAACTTACACCACCAATCCAAGATCAATGATGCAG AATCATTACAACGCTGCATTTTGGACCATGCATAAGAAACCAGCAGCAGCAACGCAGGCCATGAAATAA